In Candidatus Poribacteria bacterium, a single window of DNA contains:
- a CDS encoding DMT family transporter yields the protein MIEKEFRNEDPPGKIIALVLSTVSLLGGNSLAVKISLQGIPPLKMALLRYILGVLAVGGVGFFQGMSMRLRFEELRRLILIAVLHALHTVLLNIGTEFTIASRSTIFFTLYPIFTVIFGHFWLPDDRLSLRKILGILSAFGGVVAAIAPTLRGSGTLEYLMGDLIVTLAACFFGLRITLTKVYVQDIYPHRLLIWLLSLNIPCFLALSYFFERGKPIELTLASGAGMLYQGWILTGFCFLTLTWVLRKYKASKLVVLYFFMPVSGVLFSNLFLGDELSLSILAGTVLIGVGIYLVNMRD from the coding sequence ATGATAGAAAAAGAATTTAGAAATGAAGATCCGCCCGGTAAAATTATTGCTCTTGTATTGTCTACCGTTTCTCTCTTGGGCGGGAATTCGCTCGCTGTTAAGATCAGTTTGCAAGGCATTCCGCCGCTGAAAATGGCACTTCTTCGTTATATATTAGGGGTTCTTGCTGTTGGTGGTGTGGGCTTTTTCCAGGGAATGTCAATGCGGTTGCGTTTTGAGGAATTGCGCCGGTTGATCCTAATTGCGGTCTTGCATGCATTGCATACCGTTCTGCTGAACATCGGCACTGAGTTCACTATAGCTTCTCGCTCAACTATTTTCTTTACACTTTACCCAATTTTTACTGTCATATTCGGGCACTTTTGGCTTCCGGACGATCGGCTCTCCCTTAGGAAGATATTGGGGATTCTTTCTGCCTTTGGTGGTGTTGTTGCAGCCATCGCGCCGACCCTACGAGGCAGCGGCACTTTGGAATATCTCATGGGAGACCTGATTGTGACGCTGGCTGCCTGTTTCTTTGGACTCCGCATTACACTCACGAAGGTGTATGTTCAAGACATTTACCCGCATCGACTCCTCATTTGGTTGCTGAGTTTAAACATTCCATGTTTTCTGGCTTTGAGTTATTTCTTCGAGCGTGGGAAACCGATCGAATTGACATTGGCAAGCGGGGCAGGAATGCTTTATCAAGGCTGGATACTCACCGGTTTCTGTTTTCTGACGTTGACATGGGTGCTAAGAAAATACAAAGCGAGCAAATTGGTAGTTTTGTATTTCTTCATGCCTGTGTCGGGTGTATTGTTTAGCAACTTGTTTTTAGGGGATGAACTGTCGTTGAGTATATTAGCAGGAACTGTATTGATAGGCGTAGGAATTTATCTTGTAAATATGAGGGATTAA
- a CDS encoding GH32 C-terminal domain-containing protein translates to MFTTTDKTLVSWFCFDEEAPKHCSVITVQAADKYDALAFGQDTPGKWSTASDDNTRTQTPEQLAQNPAQEIVLGQFMMMAAVYKDNSVTIYRDGEVYAHYTIEEPFDFLNSPYLQLVIGAVNLNPNYTTSFKGKVKDIRIYAQALTQDQIKALRPNTPSAIQPFSWYDFSKDGWWVDRAGKFPELRNIAAIKENDEDAYIVFDRDDRHIFTMDNEAVRIARDFRQRLMHDPSRPTYHLVNSEGDNERNYSTDPNFMIYWKGQYHFGYMCKGDEHAFGHFTSTDLVHWRRRGDCALGSGGCGTGGTIITKDGKKVIFVGIFGGRPTYVEASDEHLEDWSKPIEIDVPQETRDADYWVFWDPTAWVEGDYYYIFSGDHPMEDTRPGLGNWYKRTTLMRSKDFKKWEFLGEFMTKELPGLEKHDHSCTDFFKLGNKHMMLLISHSWGARYYLGEWKDNKFTPEFHTKMSWTNNYRGIPIYWAPKTFLTPDGRRVVITNIQVNLGNTLWSCIFSLPWELSLPDDGIVRIKPVRELECLRYNETVENNITVKNGEDYRLTEISGDTVELNLTIKPTEAKDYGVKVFCDKDNQNGMEIFYSADEKTISIGDGNEAVKPYGSSQPYGVAPFELKAGEDLNLRIFIDRALVEVFINERQAVVQSQLHKSEDVGICLYSRGGDIKADVTGWKMAAANQW, encoded by the coding sequence ATGTTCACGACGACGGACAAGACGCTCGTCAGCTGGTTCTGCTTTGATGAGGAAGCCCCAAAGCACTGCAGCGTGATTACCGTGCAGGCGGCTGATAAGTATGACGCACTCGCTTTTGGACAGGATACGCCAGGTAAGTGGTCTACCGCCAGCGATGATAACACCCGCACACAAACTCCCGAACAACTCGCCCAAAATCCAGCGCAGGAAATTGTCCTCGGACAGTTCATGATGATGGCCGCTGTTTACAAGGACAACTCGGTCACGATTTACCGCGATGGGGAAGTGTACGCTCACTATACCATCGAAGAGCCGTTTGATTTTCTGAACAGCCCCTACCTACAACTCGTAATTGGCGCAGTCAATCTAAATCCTAACTACACCACATCGTTTAAGGGAAAAGTCAAGGACATCCGGATTTATGCACAGGCGTTGACGCAAGATCAGATTAAAGCGTTGAGACCGAATACACCTTCAGCAATTCAACCCTTCAGCTGGTACGATTTCTCGAAAGATGGTTGGTGGGTAGATCGTGCCGGTAAATTTCCTGAACTTAGAAACATTGCGGCGATAAAAGAGAACGATGAAGACGCGTATATTGTTTTCGATCGAGACGACAGACATATATTTACTATGGACAACGAAGCTGTCCGTATTGCCCGCGATTTTCGTCAACGGCTGATGCATGACCCGAGTCGCCCGACATATCATTTGGTTAATTCCGAAGGTGATAACGAAAGGAACTATTCGACCGATCCCAACTTCATGATTTACTGGAAAGGTCAGTATCATTTCGGCTATATGTGCAAAGGCGACGAGCACGCTTTTGGTCACTTCACGAGTACCGACCTTGTTCATTGGCGACGGCGCGGTGATTGTGCCTTGGGCAGCGGCGGTTGTGGTACGGGCGGTACGATTATAACCAAAGATGGCAAGAAAGTTATCTTCGTCGGCATATTTGGCGGTCGTCCGACTTATGTAGAGGCTTCGGATGAGCATCTGGAGGATTGGTCTAAACCGATTGAGATTGATGTACCTCAAGAGACACGGGATGCCGATTATTGGGTATTCTGGGATCCGACGGCTTGGGTTGAGGGAGATTACTATTACATATTCTCAGGGGACCATCCTATGGAGGATACACGACCAGGACTGGGGAATTGGTATAAACGAACGACACTGATGCGCTCCAAAGACTTTAAGAAGTGGGAATTTCTGGGTGAATTTATGACGAAAGAGTTGCCCGGACTTGAGAAACACGATCATTCCTGCACCGACTTCTTCAAACTCGGCAACAAGCACATGATGCTGCTTATCAGCCATAGTTGGGGTGCGCGGTACTATCTGGGTGAATGGAAGGATAACAAGTTCACGCCTGAGTTTCATACCAAGATGAGTTGGACCAACAATTATCGCGGCATACCCATCTATTGGGCACCCAAAACCTTCCTCACACCAGACGGACGCAGAGTTGTCATTACCAATATACAGGTTAACCTCGGCAACACTTTATGGAGCTGCATATTCTCATTGCCTTGGGAGTTGAGTCTACCTGACGATGGGATTGTGCGGATTAAGCCGGTTCGCGAACTTGAGTGTCTCCGCTACAACGAAACGGTTGAGAACAACATTACCGTCAAAAACGGCGAGGACTATAGGCTGACGGAAATCTCAGGCGATACGGTTGAATTGAACCTCACAATCAAGCCTACCGAAGCGAAGGATTATGGTGTAAAAGTGTTCTGTGACAAAGACAACCAGAACGGGATGGAGATCTTCTACTCAGCCGACGAGAAGACGATTTCGATAGGTGATGGCAATGAAGCGGTAAAACCGTACGGTAGTTCCCAACCTTATGGTGTCGCGCCGTTCGAGTTGAAAGCTGGAGAGGATTTGAATTTACGGATATTCATTGACAGGGCACTCGTGGAAGTCTTCATCAATGAACGTCAGGCAGTCGTACAGAGTCAACTGCATAAGTCGGAAGATGTTGGAATCTGCCTTTACAGCAGAGGTGGGGACATTAAGGCAGACGTAACGGGTTGGAAGATGGCGGCGGCGAACCAATGGTAA
- the secF gene encoding protein translocase subunit SecF, which produces MELLKNTNFDFISKHRTGFVISAIIILIGLVFLGIHQGPNFGIDFRGGVKIQAKFNRAVTEAELQIKLTEVGYERTKIQIDASKNEAFISMGHQPEFQQQLINMPIMADPGDATATSLQVSSTVQKAHLLEVGETVQLIDGSMQQRNEIVARDDAAEDGTIQLTFAKPFGIDLSGNATVQVQASVGRILTDVLLEGGDGWQALAGGVNVSEVGPSVGQDLKWAALWSVLGAIAILLLYISWRFEFRFAIGAIAALVHDVLITLGLFAVLSKEINLPTVAAFLTIIGYSLNDTIVVFDRIRENSQTLRGTDYVTVLNRSINQSLSRTVITSLTTLFVVLVIFLVTGAGEEINTFALALIVGVMVGTYSSVFIASPILYLWSRRQPPQEA; this is translated from the coding sequence TTGGAATTACTTAAAAATACAAACTTTGATTTTATCAGTAAACATCGCACCGGATTCGTCATTTCAGCGATAATCATCCTTATCGGTTTGGTTTTCCTTGGAATTCATCAAGGTCCGAATTTCGGGATCGACTTCCGTGGTGGTGTTAAGATCCAAGCGAAGTTCAACAGAGCAGTCACTGAAGCCGAATTACAAATTAAACTCACCGAAGTCGGCTATGAACGCACCAAGATCCAAATAGATGCCAGCAAAAACGAAGCGTTCATTTCCATGGGGCATCAACCTGAATTTCAGCAGCAGTTGATTAATATGCCTATCATGGCGGATCCGGGTGATGCAACCGCTACCAGTCTTCAAGTAAGCAGCACTGTCCAGAAAGCGCACCTGTTAGAGGTCGGTGAAACCGTTCAACTCATTGATGGTAGTATGCAGCAACGCAACGAGATTGTCGCACGTGATGATGCTGCCGAAGATGGTACGATTCAGTTGACGTTCGCAAAACCTTTCGGAATTGACTTGAGCGGAAACGCCACTGTCCAAGTCCAAGCAAGTGTCGGTAGAATTCTCACAGATGTCCTCCTTGAAGGTGGAGACGGCTGGCAAGCACTCGCTGGTGGGGTCAATGTCTCTGAAGTCGGGCCGAGCGTTGGACAAGATCTCAAATGGGCAGCGCTTTGGTCAGTGCTTGGCGCAATCGCTATCTTATTGCTGTATATCTCTTGGCGGTTTGAATTCCGTTTTGCCATCGGTGCGATCGCTGCCCTCGTTCACGATGTACTTATCACTTTAGGTCTCTTTGCAGTGTTATCAAAGGAGATTAACCTGCCTACCGTAGCAGCGTTCCTCACGATTATTGGATATTCGCTCAATGACACAATCGTTGTGTTCGACCGAATTCGGGAAAACTCGCAAACTTTACGCGGGACTGACTACGTTACGGTTTTAAACAGAAGCATCAATCAATCCCTCAGCCGGACGGTTATCACCTCCTTAACAACGCTATTTGTTGTGCTGGTTATTTTCCTCGTCACCGGTGCGGGGGAAGAAATTAACACATTTGCTTTAGCACTTATCGTAGGTGTGATGGTAGGCACGTACTCTTCGGTGTTCATCGCGAGTCCGATTCTGTATCTCTGGAGTCGAAGGCAACCACCGCAAGAAGCTTAA
- a CDS encoding VOC family protein, with amino-acid sequence MAVTFHHVHLRCEDLDGAVSYYEKIFDGKVLETADVGGLKVVRMEIGGERIYLSSKLGDMEVEDTSGNPRWGLYQLAFTVEDLDATVEELQAKGAELDYLRPEIKRAFFKGPDNVQIELIEM; translated from the coding sequence ATGGCAGTTACGTTTCACCACGTCCATCTTCGGTGCGAGGACTTGGACGGTGCAGTCAGTTATTACGAAAAAATCTTTGACGGAAAAGTCTTAGAAACAGCCGATGTCGGTGGGTTAAAAGTCGTCCGTATGGAAATCGGCGGGGAACGGATATACCTCTCCTCTAAATTAGGGGATATGGAGGTAGAAGATACCAGCGGCAATCCACGCTGGGGGCTCTACCAACTTGCCTTCACTGTAGAAGACCTCGACGCGACCGTCGAAGAACTCCAAGCGAAAGGCGCAGAACTCGACTATCTGAGACCTGAGATCAAAAGGGCGTTCTTCAAGGGACCTGATAACGTTCAGATCGAACTCATTGAGATGTAA
- a CDS encoding sigma 54-interacting transcriptional regulator translates to MNLPKPVISNNSRRIIGESAPMQVVLRQVAQVAPTKATVLITGETGVGKDVIAQAIHESSPRKDRPFKAVNCGAFYKDLLQSELFGHEKGSFTGATTQRRGVFEQADGGTLFLDEVAEMSPEVQVKFLRVLETQEFTRLGGERNIKVDVRIIAATNVDLAASVKEKKFRQDLYYRLNLFRIQIPPLRDRREDIPFFVSAFISELSAEHGKPITGITSEALNYLQNATWYGNVRELKNAIETAIILTTTEELQLKDFPMDAEPEQVSLLPVEAPGTQLAPTRVVDTTDDDTELLDVTGEALQVVDTTSSAIATENIAIYKTILGLILSAIRLLEPAAATSNEEMPFLIPDEDTSWMQISETDDAAGVLKKALEVLSTIAKVLENRAQEASLATLARSQSSKVPIAAPVGQQGGSQGEYLPVLDAEEVIGRVGMTMAEIERAAIQKTLAEAGGNKTEAAKILDIGVRTLHRKLDAYRQEVNNNVDAQE, encoded by the coding sequence ATGAATCTTCCAAAACCCGTTATCAGCAATAATTCACGACGCATTATCGGTGAATCCGCACCGATGCAGGTCGTTTTGCGTCAAGTCGCGCAGGTCGCGCCTACGAAAGCGACTGTCCTCATCACAGGCGAAACGGGTGTTGGTAAAGATGTCATCGCGCAAGCAATCCACGAAAGTAGTCCACGTAAAGATAGACCGTTCAAAGCGGTCAACTGCGGTGCGTTCTACAAGGACCTCCTTCAGAGTGAACTCTTCGGGCATGAAAAAGGGTCTTTTACCGGTGCGACAACCCAACGGCGTGGCGTGTTTGAACAGGCAGATGGTGGCACGCTCTTTTTAGATGAAGTCGCCGAAATGTCACCCGAAGTCCAGGTGAAGTTTCTGCGTGTCCTTGAGACACAAGAATTCACACGGCTCGGTGGTGAAAGAAATATTAAGGTTGATGTCCGAATTATCGCCGCTACAAATGTTGATCTTGCGGCATCGGTTAAGGAAAAAAAGTTCAGACAAGATCTCTATTACCGCCTCAATCTCTTTCGTATCCAGATTCCACCGCTGCGCGATCGTCGCGAGGATATTCCGTTCTTTGTTTCTGCCTTCATCTCTGAATTAAGCGCAGAACATGGTAAACCCATTACCGGTATAACCTCAGAAGCACTCAATTATCTCCAGAATGCTACTTGGTACGGCAACGTACGCGAACTTAAAAACGCCATAGAAACCGCTATTATTTTAACCACCACCGAGGAGCTGCAGCTTAAAGATTTCCCGATGGATGCGGAACCTGAACAGGTTTCCTTGCTCCCTGTGGAAGCCCCTGGCACACAACTCGCACCTACGCGGGTCGTTGACACAACCGACGATGACACCGAACTTCTTGATGTAACCGGGGAAGCTTTACAAGTCGTCGATACGACCAGTAGTGCAATCGCAACAGAAAATATAGCCATTTACAAAACGATTCTGGGGCTTATCCTCTCTGCAATCCGTCTGCTTGAACCAGCTGCCGCCACCAGTAATGAGGAGATGCCGTTTCTAATCCCAGATGAGGATACCAGTTGGATGCAAATTAGTGAAACGGATGATGCGGCGGGTGTCCTCAAAAAAGCGTTGGAGGTGCTTTCAACGATAGCCAAGGTGCTTGAGAATCGGGCACAGGAGGCAAGTTTGGCGACACTTGCAAGAAGTCAATCTTCAAAAGTCCCGATTGCTGCGCCGGTGGGGCAGCAGGGTGGTTCACAGGGTGAATATCTACCAGTGCTTGATGCGGAAGAGGTCATCGGTAGGGTCGGTATGACAATGGCAGAAATTGAGCGGGCAGCGATCCAAAAGACCCTCGCCGAGGCGGGCGGCAATAAAACGGAAGCAGCGAAAATTCTCGACATCGGGGTGCGAACACTACACCGCAAATTGGACGCTTACAGACAGGAAGTCAATAACAATGTAGATGCTCAAGAATAA
- a CDS encoding M14 family metallopeptidase, protein MKIFASFYATCASPFYQQKTDSQQNKATILRCTFSVLLVCAMLVQGSADAQLMSPEEVLGFQVGADYQVAAWQTVSEYMRHVAANSDRVLLDVLGKTTEGNDFVMLLISAPENLENLGRYQQIQRQLALPNKPTTEDSSAELDALAEEGKAVVLINCNLHSTEIASSQMSMEFAYQFATAETPEIKEILENVIILLVPSANPDGLDIVVDWYNRTVGTPYEGSEIPWLYHKYTGHDNNRDWFMLTQIETQLLTRVLYEEWFPEVVYDVHEMSYRGPRFVIPPYFEPVNPNIPPLLQRTLSLIGAQLAFDLTSEGFTGVLSSAVYDTWWHGGFRTVPYRHNMVGILTEAARVEIATPIFQPHHTLKGYRRGLDKYTLRTNFPEPWPGGWWRLRDIVDYEKAAALSILAFAAEHRVTLKTNFYKMGLNAIAKGEGEPPRAFLIPTQQRDIHTTLKMLDILKRGGVQIHQANAPFTADGVEYPADTYVVSMSQPFRAHAKDLLEVQHYPERRPSPESPPERPYDIAGWTLPLQMGVRTIAVVQPFAADLRQLPVLPQVQGALESIPEPTSYLFENRTNMEAIVLNRLFNEKLPDNSPKYNLYWARRDVELAGKTLSRGTILIKTVEPPLQQIEEMRTLASEYGIHIHADASIDEKTLSRTFSKVTDPRLGLYKPWTANMDEGWTRWVLDTHEFNYNSLTNAEIRAGDLAARYDAIILPDFGASGILNGHATGKLPPEYVGGIGTEGLANLRAFVEDGGTLICLNRATELPLKYFGLGEKGIVNVVEKANQSGKDEFFCPGSLLRVRIDTRHPIGRGLDKEMAILFKSGPVFEAGRGGAKVVATYPEFNALMSGWLEGEKRIRQKAALLETNLGDGRVILFGFKPQHRGQSHGTFKLLFNAILYSTVP, encoded by the coding sequence ATGAAAATTTTTGCCTCTTTTTACGCCACTTGTGCGTCCCCATTTTATCAACAAAAAACAGACTCACAGCAAAACAAGGCAACAATACTGCGATGCACATTCAGTGTGTTGTTAGTGTGCGCGATGTTAGTGCAAGGATCCGCAGACGCGCAGCTTATGTCCCCAGAAGAGGTTCTCGGATTTCAAGTGGGAGCAGATTATCAGGTAGCAGCATGGCAGACGGTCTCTGAGTATATGCGGCACGTAGCAGCGAACTCGGATCGGGTTCTGTTGGACGTACTTGGAAAAACAACAGAGGGCAACGATTTTGTAATGCTGCTAATTTCTGCCCCAGAAAACTTGGAAAATTTGGGACGCTATCAGCAAATCCAAAGACAACTTGCGCTGCCCAATAAGCCTACAACAGAGGACAGCAGCGCAGAATTGGACGCGCTTGCAGAAGAGGGGAAAGCGGTCGTACTGATTAACTGCAATCTACATTCCACGGAGATCGCCTCTTCACAGATGTCGATGGAGTTCGCATATCAATTCGCAACAGCCGAAACACCGGAAATTAAAGAGATTCTTGAAAATGTGATAATTCTGCTCGTCCCTTCTGCGAACCCCGACGGCTTAGACATCGTGGTGGACTGGTATAACCGAACTGTCGGCACCCCTTATGAAGGGTCTGAAATCCCGTGGTTGTATCATAAATACACAGGACACGATAACAATCGCGATTGGTTTATGTTGACGCAAATAGAGACGCAGCTTCTGACGCGAGTGCTTTACGAGGAATGGTTTCCTGAAGTCGTCTACGATGTACATGAGATGAGTTATCGCGGTCCTCGGTTTGTGATACCACCCTATTTCGAGCCGGTCAATCCGAATATTCCACCGCTCTTACAGCGGACGCTTTCGCTAATCGGGGCACAACTCGCTTTCGATTTGACGAGCGAAGGGTTTACAGGTGTGCTTTCAAGTGCTGTTTACGACACATGGTGGCACGGCGGATTTCGGACGGTGCCGTATCGTCACAACATGGTAGGCATTTTGACAGAAGCGGCACGCGTGGAAATCGCAACGCCAATTTTCCAACCGCATCACACTTTAAAAGGTTATCGGCGCGGGCTTGATAAATATACACTCCGCACGAACTTCCCGGAACCGTGGCCCGGCGGCTGGTGGCGATTGCGGGACATCGTAGACTATGAGAAGGCGGCTGCACTCTCAATCCTCGCCTTCGCCGCGGAGCATCGGGTAACACTGAAAACAAACTTTTACAAGATGGGACTCAACGCGATCGCAAAAGGGGAGGGTGAACCGCCTCGTGCGTTCCTGATTCCGACGCAACAGCGCGACATCCATACAACGCTCAAAATGCTGGATATTTTGAAACGCGGCGGCGTACAGATTCATCAGGCAAACGCGCCGTTTACTGCCGATGGTGTAGAATATCCGGCGGACACCTACGTCGTTTCGATGTCCCAACCCTTTCGGGCACATGCCAAGGACCTGCTTGAGGTTCAACACTATCCGGAACGCCGTCCGTCGCCTGAATCACCGCCTGAACGCCCTTACGATATTGCGGGCTGGACACTGCCGTTACAGATGGGTGTCAGAACAATCGCGGTTGTGCAGCCGTTTGCGGCAGATTTAAGGCAGCTACCCGTGCTACCACAGGTGCAAGGCGCGCTGGAGAGTATCCCTGAACCGACCAGCTACCTGTTTGAGAATCGGACGAACATGGAAGCGATTGTCCTGAATCGTCTGTTTAATGAGAAACTGCCGGATAACAGTCCGAAATATAATCTTTACTGGGCACGACGGGACGTAGAACTCGCCGGTAAAACATTATCACGCGGGACTATCCTCATAAAGACAGTGGAACCACCACTTCAACAGATTGAGGAGATGCGGACACTCGCCTCCGAATACGGTATTCACATCCACGCCGATGCATCTATTGATGAAAAAACGCTGAGTCGCACATTCTCAAAAGTGACTGACCCGCGCCTCGGTCTCTATAAACCTTGGACAGCGAACATGGACGAAGGATGGACACGCTGGGTTTTGGACACACACGAATTCAATTATAATAGCCTCACGAACGCGGAAATTCGCGCGGGGGATTTGGCAGCGCGTTACGACGCGATAATCTTGCCGGACTTTGGTGCTTCGGGTATTCTCAATGGACACGCCACAGGAAAATTGCCACCCGAATACGTCGGCGGGATCGGTACAGAGGGGTTGGCGAATTTACGAGCGTTTGTGGAGGATGGCGGCACACTTATCTGCTTAAATCGTGCTACAGAGCTTCCCTTGAAATATTTCGGACTTGGTGAAAAGGGGATTGTCAATGTGGTTGAGAAAGCAAATCAATCGGGGAAAGACGAGTTCTTCTGTCCCGGCTCATTATTACGGGTTCGGATAGATACAAGGCACCCCATCGGACGTGGACTCGATAAAGAGATGGCAATCCTTTTTAAATCGGGTCCTGTTTTTGAAGCCGGACGTGGTGGTGCCAAAGTTGTCGCGACATATCCGGAGTTTAATGCATTGATGAGCGGTTGGCTTGAAGGTGAAAAACGGATTCGACAAAAGGCGGCACTTTTGGAAACAAACTTAGGCGATGGACGCGTGATTCTGTTCGGTTTTAAACCCCAGCATCGAGGGCAATCCCATGGAACTTTTAAGTTGCTCTTCAATGCCATTCTTTACAGCACTGTCCCTTAG
- a CDS encoding mandelate racemase/muconate lactonizing enzyme family protein — protein MQNYPTGIKITKVEQVTVEIDQPAIGCNSGAKEIKQPDPNGKWNERIIRIYTSNGTLGWGAGSWGTATAENAEGVLNQNPFDLLNPEDGVVEEFRGLESALWDTIGKILGKPAYQFIGSDVFSNGLPAYDSTIYFNDLLYETKGEGLKRIEEDVKSSLANGFTACKMKIGRGNHLMERKAGLQRDIELVQLARSTAGEGFNILVDANNAYTYDEVITFLNETSDCNVFWIEEMFEEDVELYRNLKAYIKDKGLKTFIADGETRTREPLEFYDPFFEAGVIDVIQHDMKGLGVTGWRRLADMAAAHDVQCAPHNWGSLLGFFLSLQFAKTIPHFLYGEVATLTSDVIDTSGYTFTGGTFTVPDTPGLGLELNEDVYDDRYAGKEDWQIS, from the coding sequence ATGCAGAACTATCCGACCGGTATCAAGATTACTAAAGTTGAGCAGGTTACAGTTGAGATTGACCAACCTGCCATCGGTTGTAACTCCGGCGCGAAGGAAATAAAACAACCTGATCCGAACGGTAAATGGAACGAACGCATTATCCGCATCTATACAAGCAATGGCACACTCGGTTGGGGGGCTGGCAGTTGGGGAACAGCAACCGCTGAAAACGCAGAGGGCGTCCTCAATCAAAACCCGTTTGACCTCTTAAATCCTGAGGATGGCGTTGTTGAAGAATTCCGGGGGCTTGAAAGCGCACTTTGGGACACAATAGGCAAAATCCTCGGTAAGCCCGCCTATCAGTTCATCGGTAGCGATGTTTTTTCAAACGGGTTACCTGCTTACGACAGCACCATCTATTTCAACGATCTCCTATATGAAACGAAAGGCGAAGGGCTCAAACGCATCGAAGAGGATGTCAAAAGCAGTCTCGCTAATGGGTTTACCGCATGCAAAATGAAGATCGGGCGCGGGAATCATCTCATGGAACGGAAAGCGGGATTGCAACGGGACATAGAGCTTGTCCAACTTGCCCGCAGCACTGCCGGAGAAGGGTTCAATATTCTCGTCGATGCAAACAACGCATACACCTACGATGAGGTCATCACCTTCCTAAACGAGACGAGTGACTGCAATGTCTTTTGGATAGAGGAGATGTTTGAAGAAGATGTTGAATTATATCGCAACCTAAAGGCTTACATCAAAGATAAGGGCTTAAAAACCTTCATTGCCGATGGCGAAACTCGAACGCGCGAACCACTTGAATTCTACGATCCCTTCTTTGAGGCGGGTGTCATTGATGTCATCCAACACGATATGAAGGGACTCGGCGTTACCGGCTGGCGACGACTTGCTGATATGGCTGCCGCACACGATGTCCAATGCGCACCTCATAACTGGGGCTCCCTGCTCGGCTTCTTTCTCAGCCTCCAATTCGCAAAGACGATTCCGCATTTCCTCTACGGCGAAGTCGCAACCCTCACCAGCGATGTCATTGATACCTCTGGCTACACCTTCACCGGTGGCACGTTCACAGTACCGGATACTCCTGGACTCGGACTGGAACTCAATGAAGATGTCTACGATGACCGATACGCCGGAAAAGAAGATTGGCAGATCTCTTGA